Proteins found in one Paenibacillus borealis genomic segment:
- the msrA gene encoding peptide-methionine (S)-S-oxide reductase MsrA — MNTTNKQQLATFAGGCFWCMVKPFDELPGIVSVVSGYTGGHTEKPTYEDLETDTTGHREAVQITFEPERFPYERLLDIYWQLIDPTDSGGQFMDRGRAYEAAIFVHSEEQREQAERSKEALKASKRFKAPIVTEILPATTFYPAEAEHQHYYRTHPLDYKLYQKGSGRDDFTELHWNGRDDKKQLLNRLTELQYEVTQKKAMEPPYQNEYWNHFEEGIYADIISGDPLFSSQDKFDSGTGWPGFTRPLEEGLVRREADYSGGEVRTVLRSRLSGAYLGHLFYDGPEPAKLHYRVNSAALRFIPKTELTDNGLGRYLELFERESRV; from the coding sequence TTGAATACTACGAATAAACAGCAGCTTGCCACCTTCGCCGGCGGCTGCTTCTGGTGTATGGTCAAGCCGTTCGACGAGCTGCCGGGCATAGTCTCGGTGGTATCCGGTTATACAGGCGGGCATACGGAGAAACCTACCTATGAGGACTTAGAAACAGATACGACGGGGCATAGGGAGGCGGTGCAGATCACCTTTGAACCGGAGCGCTTCCCTTATGAACGTCTGCTGGACATTTACTGGCAGCTGATTGATCCGACAGACAGCGGCGGGCAATTCATGGACCGGGGGCGTGCTTACGAGGCAGCGATCTTCGTGCATAGCGAAGAGCAGCGGGAGCAGGCAGAGCGGTCAAAGGAAGCGCTGAAAGCCAGCAAACGGTTCAAAGCACCCATTGTGACGGAAATTCTGCCGGCAACCACCTTCTATCCGGCGGAAGCGGAGCATCAGCATTATTACCGGACCCATCCGCTGGACTATAAGCTGTATCAGAAGGGCTCCGGCCGTGATGACTTCACGGAGCTGCACTGGAACGGCCGGGATGACAAGAAGCAGCTGCTGAATCGGCTGACAGAGCTGCAGTATGAAGTCACCCAGAAGAAGGCCATGGAACCGCCGTATCAGAACGAATATTGGAATCACTTCGAGGAAGGGATCTACGCTGATATTATTAGCGGTGATCCGCTGTTCAGCTCGCAGGATAAGTTCGACTCCGGCACCGGCTGGCCCGGATTTACCAGGCCGTTGGAAGAGGGGCTGGTCCGCAGGGAAGCGGATTATAGCGGCGGCGAAGTACGGACCGTGCTGCGCAGCAGGCTGAGCGGGGCTTATCTGGGGCATCTATTCTACGATGGCCCGGAACCGGCGAAGCTGCATTACCGCGTGAACTCTGCCGCGCTGCGGTTTATTCCGAAGACGGAGCTTACGGATAACGGGCTTGGACGGTATTTGGAGCTGTTTGAGCGGGAGAGCCGCGTATAA
- the hutP gene encoding hut operon transcriptional regulator HutP gives MGEASASSFPIGKLAILLAVLQEHEWKKVVEQELHTRDFRYTIGRVGAMDMIKVIAAIETAAKNNNIIDSNSYREVHSLYHAIIETIQSIGRGIVQFGDILRTVGLTFAIVRGKMTGSVEHEGEWIAVCAYGTIGAPKKGFEHEAIGFGFNHI, from the coding sequence ATGGGAGAAGCATCGGCTTCATCATTTCCAATTGGCAAATTAGCAATACTTCTGGCCGTTCTGCAGGAGCATGAATGGAAAAAGGTTGTCGAGCAGGAGCTGCATACCCGGGATTTCCGCTATACGATTGGCCGGGTAGGGGCGATGGATATGATCAAAGTGATCGCGGCGATCGAAACGGCGGCCAAGAATAATAATATTATCGACAGCAATTCCTACCGGGAGGTTCACTCGCTGTATCATGCCATCATTGAGACCATCCAGAGTATAGGCCGCGGGATTGTACAGTTCGGCGATATTCTGCGTACAGTCGGGCTTACTTTTGCCATTGTACGGGGGAAGATGACCGGCAGCGTAGAGCATGAAGGGGAATGGATTGCAGTCTGTGCCTACGGCACGATCGGTGCGCCCAAAAAGGGCTTTGAGCATGAAGCGATAGGGTTTGGGTTCAATCATATTTAG
- the hutH gene encoding histidine ammonia-lyase: protein MLEIDNQTVMIRGNTLTIEEVVKVARYHRMVDLGEESCRKVDRTRKYVEKLLLEKKVVYGLTTGFGKFSDTYISPEDTKQLQLNLIRSHCCGIGEPFPEEVVRAILLLRVNALALGYSGIRLEVIQLMVEMLNRNVVPVIPEKGSLGASGDLAPLSHMVLVLIGEGEAYYQGVRMPGGEALAKAGLTPIELAAKEGLALINGTQVMTAVGTLACRDALNLANWADCTAALTCEALRAVRDAFDPATHAVRPHKGQRQVADNIRNLTAGSKLMTNQGEVRVQDAYSLRCAPQVHGASRDALAYVAEKLEIEINSATDNPLIFADEEKVISGGNFHGQPVALPMDHLSISAAELADIAERRIERLVNPQLNEGLPPFLTKNGGLQSGFMIAQYAAASVVSENKSLAHPASVDSIPSSGNQEDHVSMGTIGARKAKQIVDNAYAVLAIELLCGAQAADFRGPQLLGKGTKWLYDRCREQISPVDGDRVLSGDFAVIAEWMKEADVLEDLFALVPFHS, encoded by the coding sequence ATGCTTGAAATAGACAATCAAACCGTCATGATCCGCGGCAATACATTAACCATAGAGGAAGTCGTCAAGGTGGCCCGGTATCACAGAATGGTGGATCTGGGCGAGGAGAGCTGCCGTAAGGTGGACCGTACCCGCAAATATGTGGAGAAGCTCCTGCTGGAGAAAAAAGTGGTGTACGGCCTCACGACCGGCTTCGGCAAATTCAGTGATACGTACATCTCGCCTGAGGACACGAAGCAGCTGCAGCTTAATCTGATCCGCAGCCATTGCTGCGGAATTGGTGAGCCGTTCCCGGAGGAGGTCGTGCGCGCGATCCTGCTGCTGCGGGTGAACGCCTTAGCCCTGGGATATTCCGGCATCCGGCTGGAGGTCATCCAGCTGATGGTGGAGATGCTGAACCGGAATGTTGTGCCGGTGATTCCGGAGAAAGGCTCCCTCGGCGCAAGCGGTGACCTCGCCCCTCTGTCGCATATGGTGCTGGTCCTGATTGGCGAAGGCGAAGCCTATTATCAGGGCGTGCGGATGCCCGGTGGGGAGGCGCTGGCCAAGGCAGGCCTTACGCCGATCGAGCTTGCGGCCAAGGAAGGGCTGGCCCTGATCAACGGGACACAGGTGATGACCGCTGTCGGCACGCTGGCCTGCCGGGATGCGCTGAATCTGGCCAATTGGGCCGACTGCACGGCTGCATTGACCTGTGAGGCGCTGCGGGCGGTCCGGGATGCGTTCGACCCGGCGACGCATGCGGTTCGTCCCCATAAAGGCCAGCGGCAGGTGGCCGATAATATACGCAATCTGACAGCCGGCAGTAAGCTGATGACTAATCAGGGGGAAGTGCGGGTGCAGGATGCCTATTCGCTGCGATGTGCGCCGCAGGTCCACGGCGCTAGCCGCGATGCGCTGGCTTATGTCGCAGAGAAGCTGGAGATTGAGATCAACTCGGCCACGGACAATCCGCTGATCTTCGCGGATGAAGAGAAGGTGATCTCCGGCGGGAACTTCCACGGGCAGCCGGTTGCGCTGCCGATGGATCATCTGTCCATCAGCGCGGCGGAGCTGGCGGATATTGCCGAGCGGCGGATCGAGCGGCTGGTCAATCCGCAGCTGAACGAGGGACTGCCCCCGTTCCTGACGAAGAACGGCGGGCTGCAGTCGGGGTTCATGATCGCCCAGTATGCGGCGGCATCCGTAGTGTCCGAGAATAAATCACTGGCTCATCCGGCCAGTGTGGATTCGATCCCCTCCTCCGGCAACCAGGAGGATCATGTAAGCATGGGCACGATCGGCGCGCGAAAAGCGAAGCAGATCGTCGATAACGCCTACGCGGTGCTGGCGATCGAGCTGCTCTGCGGGGCGCAGGCGGCCGATTTCCGCGGGCCGCAGCTACTGGGGAAGGGCACGAAATGGCTGTATGACCGCTGCCGTGAGCAGATCTCTCCGGTTGACGGGGACCGGGTGCTGTCCGGTGATTTCGCGGTTATCGCCGAATGGATGAAGGAAGCGGATGTGCTGGAGGATTTGTTCGCACTGGTTCCGTTTCATTCCTGA
- the hutU gene encoding urocanate hydratase, whose translation MSMDEQRVCRAPRGSVLNTKGWVQEAALRMLLNNLDPEVAEHPEQLVVYGGIGKAARNWESYDAIVRSLKALEDNETLLIQSGKPVAVFRTHCDAPRVLLANSNLVPAWANWSTFYELDQKGLMMYGQMTAGSWIYIGTQGIVQGTYETFAECARQHFGGSLQGTVTLSAGLGGMGGAQPLAVTMNGGVFIGIDVDRTRIEKRIQSRYCDVLAESLDEALALAEAARDAGQALSVGLLGNAAEVLPVMLSRGFVPDILTDQTSAHDPLNGYVPEGFTVAAAKQLRTQDPQGYIQLARKSIARHVEAMLELMQRGAVTFDYGNNIRQVAYDEGVKQAFDFPGFVPAYIRPQFCEGKGPFRWVALSGDPEDIYKTDAAILKAFPDNEGLQRWITLAQEKISFQGLPARICWLGYGERAKFGRIINDMVASGELSAPIVIGRDHLDAGSVASPNRETEAMCDGSDAVSDWPLLNALVNTAAGASWVSLHHGGGVGMGYSQHAGMVVVADGTKEAEARLERVLTSDPGMGVVRHADAGYPLAVETAKAQGIVMPMLADPEGAK comes from the coding sequence ATGAGTATGGATGAACAAAGAGTCTGCCGCGCGCCAAGAGGCAGCGTGCTGAACACCAAAGGCTGGGTGCAGGAAGCGGCGCTGCGTATGCTGTTGAATAATCTGGATCCCGAAGTGGCGGAGCATCCGGAGCAATTGGTTGTCTATGGCGGTATCGGCAAGGCTGCGCGCAACTGGGAGAGCTATGATGCGATTGTGCGTTCGCTTAAGGCGCTCGAAGACAACGAAACCCTGCTGATTCAATCGGGCAAGCCGGTGGCCGTCTTCCGCACGCATTGCGATGCTCCGCGCGTGCTGCTGGCGAATTCCAATCTGGTGCCGGCCTGGGCCAACTGGAGCACCTTCTATGAGCTGGACCAGAAGGGACTGATGATGTACGGGCAGATGACGGCGGGCAGCTGGATTTATATCGGTACACAGGGGATTGTGCAGGGGACGTATGAGACCTTCGCGGAGTGTGCGAGACAGCATTTCGGCGGTTCCCTTCAGGGTACGGTCACACTTAGCGCGGGACTAGGCGGCATGGGAGGTGCGCAGCCGCTGGCTGTGACCATGAACGGCGGGGTATTCATCGGCATCGATGTGGACCGGACCCGGATTGAGAAAAGAATCCAGTCCCGCTACTGCGATGTGCTGGCCGAATCTTTGGATGAGGCGCTGGCTCTGGCGGAAGCAGCCCGGGATGCCGGGCAGGCGCTCTCGGTCGGCTTGCTCGGCAATGCGGCAGAAGTGCTGCCGGTGATGTTATCCCGGGGCTTCGTCCCGGATATTCTGACCGACCAGACCTCGGCTCATGATCCGCTGAACGGCTATGTGCCGGAAGGCTTCACTGTGGCTGCAGCGAAGCAGCTTAGAACTCAGGACCCGCAGGGATATATACAATTGGCGCGAAAGAGTATCGCGCGCCACGTCGAAGCTATGCTGGAGCTTATGCAGAGGGGGGCGGTTACCTTCGATTACGGCAATAACATCCGCCAGGTTGCCTATGATGAAGGCGTGAAGCAGGCCTTTGACTTCCCGGGCTTCGTCCCGGCCTATATCCGCCCGCAATTCTGCGAAGGTAAAGGACCGTTCCGCTGGGTCGCCCTGTCGGGTGATCCTGAAGATATCTATAAGACGGATGCGGCTATTCTGAAGGCATTCCCGGATAACGAAGGGCTGCAGCGCTGGATTACTCTGGCGCAGGAGAAGATCTCCTTCCAGGGGCTGCCTGCACGGATTTGCTGGCTCGGCTATGGGGAGCGGGCGAAGTTCGGACGGATCATCAATGATATGGTGGCTTCCGGAGAGCTGTCCGCACCCATTGTCATCGGCAGGGATCATCTTGATGCAGGCTCTGTCGCTTCCCCGAACCGGGAGACGGAAGCGATGTGCGACGGCAGCGACGCCGTGTCCGATTGGCCGCTGCTGAATGCGCTGGTCAATACCGCTGCCGGTGCCAGCTGGGTATCGCTGCACCATGGCGGAGGCGTCGGAATGGGGTATTCGCAGCATGCCGGAATGGTCGTGGTGGCGGATGGAACGAAGGAAGCGGAAGCACGGCTTGAGCGGGTCCTGACCTCAGACCCCGGCATGGGTGTCGTCCGCCATGCGGATGCGGGGTATCCCCTGGCTGTGGAGACGGCCAAAGCCCAGGGAATTGTGATGCCTATGCTGGCAGACCCGGAAGGAGCTAAGTGA
- the hutI gene encoding imidazolonepropionase: MIYIQNAAQLATLGGAGNKPKTGKEMEELGLIEHGGIVIEDGIFTFVGSDEKARSYVEQHAGNRQVRVFSAEGKTVTPGLVDPHTHAVFAGSREFELNLRLQGAKYMDILNAGGGILYSTECTREATEEQLVAETVKRLDRFLAHGVTTIEAKSGYGLRLEDELKQLRAARRLDASHPVDVVSTFMGAHAVPVEYRGDADGYVRCVIEEMIPAVAREGLAEFCDVFCEEGVFTVEQSRDILEAGRSWGLKPKLHADEIVSCGGAELAAELGAVTADHLLHASEAGIQAMAESGVIAVLLPGTAFFLMAKPADARAMINAGVPVALSTDRNPGSSPTESLPFIMNLACLTMGMTPAEVLTACTINAAHAICRADVIGSIEVGKQADLVMFDAPNVLYLQYHYAVNLVDTVFKKGEAVIQNGRRVWG, translated from the coding sequence ATGATCTATATTCAGAACGCTGCGCAGCTTGCAACGCTTGGTGGTGCCGGCAATAAGCCGAAGACAGGCAAGGAGATGGAGGAGCTTGGGTTAATCGAGCATGGGGGAATCGTGATCGAAGACGGAATCTTCACCTTCGTCGGCAGTGACGAGAAAGCACGCAGCTATGTGGAGCAGCATGCCGGGAACAGGCAGGTTAGGGTGTTCTCAGCTGAAGGTAAGACCGTGACGCCGGGGCTGGTTGATCCCCATACCCATGCCGTATTTGCCGGCTCAAGGGAGTTTGAGCTGAATCTGCGGCTGCAGGGCGCTAAATACATGGACATTCTAAATGCCGGAGGCGGAATCCTGTATTCCACCGAATGTACACGTGAAGCTACGGAGGAGCAGCTGGTCGCTGAAACCGTGAAACGGCTGGACCGTTTCCTCGCGCATGGAGTGACGACCATCGAAGCCAAGAGCGGCTACGGATTGCGGCTGGAGGATGAGCTCAAGCAGCTGCGGGCGGCCCGGAGACTGGATGCTTCCCATCCAGTGGATGTGGTGTCCACATTCATGGGCGCCCATGCGGTGCCGGTAGAGTATCGCGGAGATGCGGATGGATATGTCCGCTGCGTGATTGAAGAGATGATTCCGGCAGTGGCCCGGGAGGGGCTGGCGGAGTTCTGTGATGTGTTCTGCGAAGAGGGCGTATTCACAGTGGAGCAGTCCAGGGATATTCTGGAGGCGGGCCGGAGCTGGGGGCTGAAGCCCAAGCTCCATGCCGATGAGATTGTCTCCTGCGGAGGAGCAGAGCTGGCCGCAGAGCTGGGGGCAGTGACAGCGGATCATCTGCTGCATGCTTCCGAAGCTGGTATACAGGCGATGGCGGAAAGCGGAGTAATCGCCGTATTGCTTCCCGGCACTGCCTTCTTCCTGATGGCGAAGCCGGCCGATGCCCGGGCGATGATCAATGCCGGTGTGCCGGTCGCGCTGTCTACCGACCGCAATCCCGGCTCCTCCCCGACGGAATCGCTGCCGTTCATTATGAATCTGGCCTGCCTGACGATGGGCATGACTCCGGCGGAGGTGCTGACGGCCTGCACAATCAATGCGGCTCATGCGATCTGCCGTGCGGATGTGATCGGCAGCATTGAGGTGGGCAAACAGGCGGATCTGGTAATGTTCGATGCGCCGAATGTTCTCTACCTCCAGTACCATTATGCAGTGAATCTGGTGGATACCGTGTTCAAGAAGGGTGAGGCAGTCATTCAGAACGGACGGAGGGTATGGGGATGA
- a CDS encoding Zn-dependent hydrolase, giving the protein MRALRINAERLQNNIRELAMFGLNEQTGGLDRTTFTEAELAARQWLKSKLLNLQLTVRVDEAANIWATRRGAGEGTASEVADGQGISDPSGDSAAFGDPAASAGFGSSGNVQSCLPVIAFGSHIDTVPNGGKYDGALGVLLALEVMTVLEENKISTRHPLELVSFSAEEPNPFGLSTFGSRAVSGKLTRGDLAGVRNDQGLLLTEALLLAGGDPEHFGNCRREPAELAAFLEVHIEQGKRLLDRDIPVGIVTAITGIYREEVTVTGEANHAGTTLMQDRKDALMGASEMMLAFEAACRKHPADEAVGTIGRISNEPNAANIIPEKVVFHLEARGAERQEIQEIIEVWGKQAEEIAGSRALRLERRLILDQAPQPMDDLIMDMSAAQAEALGIPVLHLGSMAGHDATHMASLTRAGMLFVPSIGGKSHCPEEESRIEDIEKAGNVLLQSILLLDEQLSR; this is encoded by the coding sequence ATGAGAGCCTTGCGGATTAATGCGGAACGTCTGCAGAATAACATCCGGGAGCTGGCCATGTTCGGGCTGAATGAGCAGACCGGAGGGCTGGACCGGACGACCTTCACAGAGGCTGAACTGGCTGCACGGCAGTGGCTTAAGAGTAAGCTGCTCAATCTGCAACTGACGGTCAGGGTAGATGAAGCGGCGAATATCTGGGCCACCCGGAGGGGGGCGGGAGAGGGGACTGCATCGGAAGTAGCGGATGGGCAGGGAATTTCAGATCCGTCAGGAGATTCAGCAGCTTTCGGAGATCCAGCAGCCTCAGCCGGTTTCGGCAGTTCCGGCAATGTACAAAGTTGCCTTCCCGTGATCGCATTCGGCTCCCACATCGATACGGTTCCAAACGGCGGTAAATATGACGGAGCGCTTGGAGTTCTGCTGGCTCTGGAGGTCATGACCGTACTGGAAGAGAACAAGATCAGCACCCGTCATCCGCTGGAGCTGGTATCCTTCAGCGCGGAGGAGCCGAACCCGTTCGGACTGTCTACGTTCGGCAGCCGGGCGGTCTCGGGCAAGCTCACACGAGGTGATCTTGCAGGAGTGCGCAATGATCAGGGGCTGCTGCTGACAGAAGCGCTGCTGCTGGCCGGCGGTGATCCTGAACATTTCGGGAACTGCCGGAGAGAGCCGGCGGAGCTTGCAGCTTTTCTCGAGGTCCATATTGAGCAAGGCAAACGGCTGCTGGACCGGGACATTCCAGTGGGAATCGTCACTGCCATTACGGGGATATACCGCGAGGAGGTTACCGTCACGGGAGAAGCTAATCATGCCGGCACCACCTTGATGCAGGACCGGAAGGATGCGCTGATGGGTGCTTCCGAGATGATGCTGGCGTTCGAAGCGGCATGCCGGAAGCATCCGGCGGATGAAGCCGTAGGCACGATCGGGCGGATCAGCAATGAACCGAATGCCGCTAATATCATTCCGGAGAAGGTGGTCTTTCATCTGGAGGCCAGAGGCGCGGAACGTCAGGAGATTCAGGAGATCATTGAGGTCTGGGGCAAGCAGGCTGAGGAAATTGCCGGAAGCAGAGCCCTCCGGCTGGAGCGGCGGCTGATTCTCGATCAGGCTCCGCAGCCGATGGATGACCTGATCATGGATATGAGTGCTGCACAGGCAGAGGCGCTGGGAATTCCGGTTCTGCACCTGGGCAGCATGGCTGGTCATGATGCGACCCATATGGCTTCGCTGACCCGCGCGGGAATGCTGTTCGTACCGAGTATTGGCGGCAAAAGCCATTGCCCGGAAGAAGAGAGCCGGATCGAAGATATTGAGAAGGCGGGCAACGTACTGCTGCAGTCTATTCTGTTACTCGATGAGCAACTAAGCCGTTAG
- a CDS encoding amidohydrolase family protein: MREIYSADVLYTQDEFKKNGALLVDNGMITDVGEREELLGRYPDARHIHWEGRAIVPGTVNSHNHSFQSLLRGIAIDKPFLDWRDQALYKYTPLLDEEAIYTGALLAFGEMLRYGITTVCDFFYVHNGGTVYDEAVIRAAGDLGIRLVFARTMYDWTGAPLAYRETVPEAVERTRSLATKYQGNPMVTVHPAPHSPHAASPEMIKAGHKLAMELDTPFHIHVAEEMFEVEEIQRDYGLRPVHYLDSLGVLDERMIAVHLVWLEDSEIELIGARRGSLAYCPSSNMFLADGVTRIPDLLKAGVRVTLGTDGGCSNNRISVYEEMRMCALLQKVSRLDGTCITAGQVYRMGTRSAGEILRLPVGSLETGQYADFAALDLQDLSLAPKQELFANMVYAMQPGAIRTVVVGGKVVFEEGEIKAVSGAAIGGRVDRLFERWAKLE, encoded by the coding sequence ATGCGCGAAATATATTCAGCAGATGTACTGTACACGCAAGACGAATTCAAGAAGAATGGCGCTCTCCTGGTAGACAACGGAATGATTACGGATGTGGGAGAACGTGAAGAGCTGCTGGGCCGCTACCCTGATGCGAGGCACATTCATTGGGAGGGCAGAGCTATTGTTCCGGGCACTGTTAATTCACATAATCACTCTTTCCAGAGCCTGCTGCGCGGGATAGCGATTGATAAGCCGTTTCTGGATTGGCGGGATCAGGCCCTGTACAAGTACACACCGCTTCTCGATGAAGAGGCCATCTATACCGGCGCGCTGCTTGCCTTCGGGGAGATGCTGCGCTATGGAATCACGACAGTCTGTGATTTCTTCTATGTGCATAACGGCGGGACTGTCTATGATGAAGCCGTGATCCGGGCCGCGGGTGATCTGGGGATCCGGCTTGTATTTGCCCGCACCATGTATGACTGGACAGGTGCGCCGCTGGCTTACCGGGAGACGGTTCCGGAGGCTGTGGAACGGACGCGGTCACTTGCCACGAAGTATCAGGGCAATCCCATGGTTACAGTGCATCCGGCTCCGCATAGCCCGCATGCGGCTTCACCGGAGATGATTAAGGCCGGGCATAAGCTGGCTATGGAGCTGGATACGCCTTTTCATATCCATGTGGCGGAAGAAATGTTCGAGGTAGAAGAGATCCAGCGTGACTATGGCCTGCGGCCTGTGCATTATCTGGATTCCCTGGGCGTTCTCGACGAGCGGATGATTGCGGTTCATCTGGTCTGGCTGGAGGATTCCGAGATTGAGCTGATTGGCGCAAGACGCGGGTCGCTGGCATACTGTCCGTCCAGTAATATGTTTCTGGCTGACGGGGTGACCCGCATTCCAGACCTGCTGAAGGCAGGCGTCAGAGTGACACTCGGGACTGACGGAGGCTGCAGCAATAACCGGATCAGCGTGTATGAGGAGATGCGCATGTGTGCGCTTTTGCAGAAGGTCAGCCGGCTGGACGGTACCTGCATCACCGCCGGGCAGGTGTACCGGATGGGTACCCGGAGTGCCGGGGAAATTCTGCGGCTGCCGGTGGGCTCACTCGAAACCGGGCAGTATGCCGACTTTGCTGCACTCGACCTGCAGGATCTGTCGCTGGCTCCGAAGCAGGAGTTGTTCGCGAACATGGTCTATGCCATGCAGCCGGGAGCGATCCGGACAGTAGTCGTGGGCGGGAAGGTGGTTTTTGAAGAAGGAGAGATCAAGGCAGTATCCGGGGCAGCCATAGGCGGGCGGGTAGACCGGTTGTTTGAGAGATGGGCGAAGCTGGAGTAA
- a CDS encoding ZIP family metal transporter — MATALLGSFLSAMATVLGVIPILFVKRLSELWKDVLVAFTAGIMVSATTFGLMPQAIKESGIIALTLGLITGVLLLDLIESHIPHIDVENKPGLSNLDSKALLVMIALFIHNIPEGLSTGFSYASEQASLGPMVAIAIGAQNMPEGLILAVFLMNARATRRKALTIAALTGLMEMVSAVIGYFTASYVQNVVGYGLAFAAGAMLFIVYKELIPESHGHGYERPSTYSFIFGLLAMVYITTFFGG, encoded by the coding sequence TTGGCGACTGCACTTCTAGGCAGCTTTTTATCTGCAATGGCTACGGTTCTTGGCGTGATTCCCATCCTGTTCGTGAAGCGGCTGTCAGAGCTGTGGAAGGATGTGCTGGTAGCCTTTACCGCCGGTATTATGGTGTCTGCGACCACCTTCGGACTGATGCCGCAGGCGATCAAGGAGTCGGGAATCATTGCTCTTACCCTTGGCCTGATTACCGGGGTGCTTCTGCTCGATCTGATCGAGAGCCATATTCCGCATATTGATGTGGAGAACAAGCCCGGTCTCAGCAATCTGGATTCCAAAGCGCTGCTCGTGATGATTGCGCTGTTCATTCATAATATTCCCGAGGGGCTGAGTACCGGCTTCAGCTATGCCAGTGAGCAGGCAAGCCTGGGTCCGATGGTGGCTATTGCGATCGGTGCCCAGAATATGCCGGAGGGCCTGATCCTCGCCGTCTTTCTGATGAATGCCCGCGCGACCCGGCGCAAAGCACTGACCATTGCTGCCCTGACCGGCCTGATGGAGATGGTATCGGCGGTCATCGGGTATTTTACAGCCAGCTATGTGCAGAATGTGGTCGGTTACGGGCTGGCCTTCGCGGCCGGAGCGATGCTCTTCATTGTCTATAAGGAGCTGATCCCGGAGAGCCACGGCCATGGGTATGAGCGGCCTTCGACTTATTCGTTTATATTCGGGTTGCTGGCGATGGTATATATTACAACGTTTTTTGGGGGATGA
- a CDS encoding O-antigen ligase family protein: MAKIKSLAAMPYYVVLIYMIAGLLGAGYFHTRSFLVLDVLLYAAAFSCILHSGRVMLLPVHVLLLVFTAMYWISAVWAVDLEQAVLEAAKISSLLPLSLLFATLSSKQRDRVWSAWAWCGAALTLWGLVFGLFREGRLESTLGYANSYAVIAAAAIAAGWRAYQLSGYKRYWLACVVTSGGLLLSGSRAVIILAVIGAVLYVGITGQNKKIAMLGALTAAVLLGGGIALSIWSGEAAYREIAWNAPEFALRRIYWNDALQLWRKHWLLGVGGGGWAVLYPSVFVKYAHQQYLQVALDTGILGGLTFIAMIAGSLWAGLRRGHSGRSTLLVILLFGIHIAFDIDLAYPLIFGLFIMLLTGAEAEGFSARPFRFSRWTGAVTALPVLCAIVAFTWLTLGYNRLAGGESQMLRKDWHKAEQSLLGADKALPWSHETHYQLAALYSAIAQDKGDAIYMDKAVQEMQTASDMIPENRNYKAMLKQAEKQQE; the protein is encoded by the coding sequence ATGGCGAAAATAAAATCTTTGGCAGCAATGCCTTACTATGTTGTACTGATCTATATGATTGCGGGGTTGCTTGGAGCGGGTTATTTTCATACCCGGTCCTTTTTGGTGTTGGATGTTCTGCTGTATGCTGCTGCGTTTAGCTGTATTCTACACTCCGGCAGGGTAATGCTGCTGCCTGTGCACGTTCTTCTGCTGGTATTCACGGCGATGTATTGGATATCTGCGGTTTGGGCGGTTGATCTTGAACAGGCGGTGCTGGAGGCGGCCAAAATATCGTCGCTGCTCCCGTTGTCTTTGCTGTTTGCCACACTGTCATCGAAGCAGCGGGACCGGGTATGGTCGGCATGGGCCTGGTGCGGTGCAGCGCTGACCTTATGGGGACTAGTCTTTGGCTTGTTCAGGGAGGGAAGACTGGAATCGACGCTTGGGTATGCGAATAGCTATGCTGTGATAGCAGCGGCAGCCATAGCGGCCGGTTGGCGCGCTTATCAGCTATCGGGATATAAACGTTACTGGCTGGCCTGCGTTGTCACCTCTGGGGGGCTGCTGCTCTCCGGTTCCAGGGCTGTGATTATTCTGGCTGTCATTGGGGCGGTGCTTTATGTAGGGATTACTGGGCAGAACAAGAAGATTGCAATGTTGGGTGCTCTGACAGCGGCGGTCTTGTTAGGGGGCGGCATTGCCTTGAGCATCTGGAGCGGCGAGGCAGCTTATCGGGAGATTGCCTGGAATGCCCCTGAGTTCGCGTTGCGCCGGATCTATTGGAATGATGCGCTGCAATTATGGAGGAAGCATTGGCTGCTCGGTGTAGGAGGGGGCGGCTGGGCCGTGCTGTACCCTTCCGTATTTGTGAAATACGCACATCAGCAGTATTTGCAGGTTGCTTTGGATACCGGAATACTGGGAGGCTTGACCTTCATTGCGATGATTGCCGGTTCGCTTTGGGCAGGTTTGCGCAGAGGGCACTCAGGACGGAGTACCCTGCTGGTAATTCTCTTGTTTGGTATCCATATAGCCTTTGACATCGACTTGGCTTATCCGCTGATCTTCGGGCTGTTTATTATGCTCCTTACCGGAGCAGAGGCTGAGGGTTTCTCTGCCAGACCATTCCGCTTCTCCCGCTGGACGGGTGCAGTTACAGCACTGCCGGTGCTCTGCGCTATAGTGGCTTTTACATGGCTGACCCTGGGTTATAACCGGCTTGCCGGAGGAGAATCGCAGATGCTCAGGAAGGACTGGCATAAGGCGGAGCAATCCTTGCTGGGAGCAGACAAAGCACTGCCATGGTCTCATGAGACACACTATCAGCTGGCAGCCTTGTATTCAGCAATAGCTCAAGATAAGGGAGATGCAATATATATGGACAAGGCCGTACAAGAGATGCAGACTGCCTCGGATATGATCCCGGAGAACAGAAATTATAAAGCGATGTTGAAGCAGGCAGAGAAACAGCAAGAATGA